The Synechococcus sp. UW69 DNA segment CGGCCTGGATGGGTTGCAGCATCAGCCCCGGGGCTGTTCCGGTGAGCCGTTCAGTTAGGCGGGGCCAGAACTGTTCTGACCAGGATCCATTGCCCTGAAGGGTGCCGATGGATTCGAGTGCTTTGCGCAGCTGATCGGCCTCTGCCGGTGACTGATGCTCCAGCCGACGCCCGAGCTGCAACAGAACATCACTGAGTGTTTCCGGGTCAGAACGCATCAGCAACTGGCGTTTCTGGGCGGGGCCGTGCAGGGCCAGGGCGACTTGGACCTCGGGCGTGATGACCAGCAGCAGGGGATCATCTCCGTCATCGCGGCGCAGTGACAAGCGTTGGCATCCCTGCAGCGTGCCTGGTTCATCGCTGCTTGACCGTCCAGGTAGTGCCGTTGGATGAGGACTCAATTGATCCAGGCGCTCTGGAGCCCAGACCCATCCCTGCAGATGTTTCAGCAACTCCGGTTCGTAGAGAGCTGGCAGGGGCGCCGCTAGCCAGATTCCACGCTCAATTCCGCGCTCAAGCAGGTCCTGTTGCAGGGTCTCCAGAGCTGCCCACCAAAGCCTTCGGACACCGATCTCATCGCAGCGACCCTGGGGCACATCCTGCGCCAGTCGTTGCCGCAGGTCGGTAAAGGTTGGTCCGGTCAACGGAGTTGTGCCAAGGAGCGACGGCTCTGCCGAACCACAGAGAGGCAGAGGCCGAGGGCGATGAAATTCACAACCATCGCTGAGCGCCCATAGCTCAGGAAGGGCAGGGGGATTCCAGTGACAGGGCCCAGGCCAATGGTCATGAAGATGTTGACCACCACTTGAAACATCAGCATCGTGCCGATTCCGATCACCACGAGCGATTCGAAGTCGGTGCGGGCATTGCGCGCGACTTGAAGCAACCGCGCCATCAATGCAGCAAAGCCAAGAACCACGAGGAGACACCCAACAAACCCCGTCTCCTCGCCTAGAGCGCTGAAGATGAAATCGGTGTGTTGTTCGGGAATGAACCGCAGTTTGGTCAGTTGCCCTTGAAGAAGGCCCGTCCCCAAGACGCCGCCTGAACCGATGCCCACGGTGCTTTGAAGGAGGTGATACCCCCCGCCGAGGGGATCCTTGCTGGGGTCAAGGAACAGCACCAAACGATCCCGTTGGTAGTCCTTCAGGCCATGCATCCAAAGCCATGGTGTCACTGCCGCCATGGCGCTGTGGATGGCCAAGGTTGCTGTTGCCGCCAGGCGCTTCCAGGGCAGGGAGCGGTAGGAGACAACGACCATCAGTGGGATCCAGATCCCCATGGCCCAGGGGAGAAGCCCTGACAGAAGGGCCGTCACCAGCGGTGACAGCAAAAGAATCACCCACTCAATTGGCATTCCCGACCAATAGAGCATCGTGAGCATCAGGGCGCCGAAGACAAGGGATGTGCCCAGATCAGGCTGGATGAACACCAGGAGCCAAGGCACGGCGATCACCCCCAGCGGACGCATGAGATCGATCGGTCGTTCCACCGGGTGTCGTGACAACACCGCTGCCACAAGCAGGATCGCGGCGATCTTGGCGAATTCCGACGGCTGAACATGAACCCCGCCGATGCTGATCCAGCGTTGGGCCCCCAGCGCCGTGGTTCCAATGACCCGTACCGCTATCAGACTGATCACGGTCAGGCCATAGACAGGAAGTAGCAGCGGTCGGAGCCGCTGAAGTGGCAGGCGTTCCAGTCCCAGCGCCAGCAGCACCCCAAAGGCCGCGGTGATCCAGTGGTGATACCAGTCGGCGTAGTCCGCCTGGCGTTGTGTGCTGGCGATCAGCACCCCGGCGATGGCGATCATCCCGATCGGAACACCCCAGAGCACCCACTCCCGGTGCGGTCTGCGGCGGTCACGTCGGCTGAACATCTTCAGGCGGGCTGGGTGACGGCCTTCAGCACTGCATCTGCGAGCCCCTTGAACTCTGCGGCGCTGGCTGATTCGCTGCGATTGATCACGATCGGCCGTCCTGTGTCTCCACCTTCCTGCACAGGCATTTCCATCGGAATTTGGGCCAGAAGAGGAACGTCGTAGTCGGAGGCGAGTTGGGCTCCGCCGCCACTGCCGAAGAGGGCATAACGGCAGTCGGGACGATCCGGAGGAATGAAGGCGCTCATGTTCTCCACCACGCCGAGGACGGGAATGCCCATCTGCCGGAACATGGCAAGTCCCCTTCGCGCATCTTGCAGCGATACCTGTTGCGGGGTGGTCACGATCACAACTCCTGCCATCGGAACTGCCTGGGCCAGGGACAACTGCGCATCACCGGTGCCCGGCGGAAGGTCGACGACAAGAACGTCCCTTTCACCCCATTCGGCCTGGTAGAGAAACTGACGAATGATGCCGTTCAGCATCGGGCCACGCCAGATCACGGGCTGGTGATCATCGATCAGCAGACCCATGGACACCATGGCGATTCCGCAGGTTTCGATCGGGACAATCCGCTGCTGATCTCCGCTTCCCTGCACCTCCGGCGTTTGATCAGCCACACCCAGCATGGTTGGTGCGTTGGGGCCGTAGATATCGGCGTCCAGGAGCCCAACCCGCAGGCCGGTCTGGGCGAGTGCGCAGGCCAGATTGACCGCCACGGTGCTCTTGCCGACGCCTCCCTTGCCGCTGCTCACAGCAATCACCTGGCGCACTCCTGGGATCGACTGGCGTTCAGCCGGCTGTCCGTGGCCTGCTTGGCCAATCCCCCCCTGGCTTGGTGGTTGGCCGATCTCAATCTGGACGTCGTCGATGCCGTCGATGCTCAGCAGAGTTTCCCGTGCCTCGGTCACGATTCGGTCTCTCTGACCTTGGGCGAAGCCGGGAAGGCTGAGGCGAAACACGGCCCGCGGCGGGCTGATGCGGATTTGTTCGATCCAGCCGAGCTCCAGTGCCGATTTGCCACTGCCGGCATCTTTGACTTGCTGGAGGGCGTGGTTGGCCTGCTCGACCGGGTTCATCAGTTTCATTAGGGCAAGCCGGATCCTAGGGGCGTCGCCCGTGACAGTCCCTCACGGATGCTTGTCCAGGCCTGGGGTGACTTGGTTAGGTTTCGATGTCTTCAGTCTCTGACACATGGTCCGCTCCCTGATTCGCCGCGTCCTCGGACGCCAGGACGTGGGTGTCAGCAACTCCACCCTCGAGCTTCCCCCCAGCGACTCCAGAGATCGGGCTCGGGCAATGGTGATGGGGCTTCAAGACGAGATCTGCTCTGGTCTGGAAGCTCTCGATGGTGAAGGTCGCTTTGCAGAGGAAAGTTGGGTGCGGCCTGAAGGGGGTGGTGGCCGCTCCAGGGTGATGCGTGAGGGCCGTGTCTTTGAACAAGGCGGCGTGAATTTCTCAGAGGTTCAAGGGGAAGAACTGCCTCCATCCATCCTCAAGCAGCGTCCGGAGGCGAAGGGTCATCCCTGGTTCGCCACGGGGACGTCGATGGTGCTGCATCCGCGCAACCCCTACATCCCAACGGTTCACCTCAATTACCGCTACTTCGAAGCTGGCCCGGTGTGGTGGTTTGGAGGGGGCGCCGACCTGACCCCCTATTACCCCTTCCTCGACGATGCACGCCATTTTCATCGCACCCATCAGGCGGCCTGTGATTCGGTTCATCCGGATCTGCACAAGGTCTTCAAGCCCTGGTGCGATGAGTACTTCTTTTTGAAGCACCGTGGTGAGACCCGCGGCGTCGGCGGCATTTTTTACGACTATCAAGACGCCAACGGCACGCTTTACAAGGGACAGGACCCGGCGGGCCCAGCCGCCCAGGTGTCTGTACGTTTGGGGGCCAGACCGTTGAGCTGGGAGCAGCTGTTCTCGCTCGGCCAGGCCAACGGCAGAGCCTTCCTTCCCTCCTATGCACCCATCGTTGAGAAGCGTCACCCGATGGCTTATGGCGACCGCGAGAGAGAGTTCCAGCTCTATCGCCGTGGCAGGTACGTGGAATTCAACCTGGTCTGGGATCGCGGCACGATTTTCGGATTGCAGACCAATGGGCGTACGGAATCGATCCTGATGTCTCTGCCCCCGCTCGTGCGCTGGGAGTATGGCTACACCGCAGAGGCCGGATCAAGGGAGGCCCTGCTGACCGAGCTGTTCACCAAGCCTCAGGATTGGCTTGGGGATTCCACCCTCGAAGACCGTTGCCGCCCCCATGGAGCGATCAACTAACTGACGCCCTGAACGAGTGCGTTCACCACGCGCTCGGCCAGGCAGTTCACGGTTTGCTCCCTTGTGCTCGGATCTCTGAGCTTGGTTTCGAGGGGGGGTTCAAGCATGGCGATTTCAAGAATCCCGATGCCACGCCTTGGACCTCCAAGGCCTCCTCGAAAATTCCGTGGGAATCGTCCAAAGGCCTTGGCCAAGCTTTCATCGACGACATTGAGTGCACGCACGTTCGCGAGCACGGGAATCAGGCCTGAGCCGAAGCCATGGGGCCGGTAGGCATCGAAATGGATCTCTAGTACATATTCCCCGCGTTCGGAAAACACTTTGGCTTTCGACCAGTTGGTGGAAGGGTGGTTGTCGTTCGCGATGGTGATTGAGGGAGGGGTGTAAGACCGGATGTTCAAGCCACGTGCTTTGCCTTGGCTGACAACAGCAGCCTGAACCTCGCGGTTCCAGAACAGCTCATCCCGAATGCCCGGTTGCATCGGCGGACGGTTTTGCTGATCCACGGCATAACCCGGTGTTCCAGGACTGGCGGTGCCCTGGGAGTCGGCGTGTCCTGCCATGACGACGATCGGCAAGTTGGTTTGAACAGGGCTGCTACCGACCCAGCTCCCGGATTCCTTCGTGCGCGGGCCCAGCAGCGGGTCTGGCGTGGCGGGTGCGGGACAGGGTTTTGGGTCTGGCGGTGCCGGCGCTAGTTGCTCTGCTAGTTGCTCTGCTGGTTGCTCTTTCGACCCTGGTGTGCTCAGCCAATTGCGCTGTTCAGCAGCCTTGGTCATGGCGAGCGTCACCAGGGACAGCCCTGTGATGGCAAGGCCTGTGGCAAAGCGACGCCGTTGAATCCAGGCCGGCAGACGCATGGTTCAGATGGGGGAGGAGAGCAGGGATCCATCACTGGCGAGTTCAAGGGTCTCGGCCAGTTCCAGTTCGATCGCGATCAATTCGTCGCGATGGGCCCGCAAGCGAATGGCGCTGCCTTCTCCCTCTGGAGGAGGTAGCAACTGCAGTTCTAAGGCTTCTGTGCGTGAGGCTCGTCGTGTGTAAAGAGCTCCGGCCATAGGTCCGACGCCAATCAACAGCAGGGGCCACCAGTGCAGTTGTGGTGACAGCTGACGCAGAACCAGGGCGAAGCAAGCGGAGCCGATGGCAGCCAGTAGAGACAGCAGGACGGCCAGGGGTTGGCTGGATGCCACCTTCCCCTTAAAGCGGAGCACCTGCCGCTCTGCATCTCCGCCATCTCGGCTCCAACCGCGAGCCTCCAGCCAAGCGCTGAGCCCGTCGAGAACGGTCAAGGGCGGTTGGGGAGACATCACATCCACAACAGTGGTTCGGTCTTTGCTTGCTGCCCGCAGGAAGAACACCAGGCCAATCGCCAGCAGAACGGTCAGCAGGAGAGTGGATTGGAATCCTGCAGGCATGGCATCCCGATCGTGATGAACCTTTTTAAGCCTTTCGCAGGCTGAATCGCTTAGTTCAACGCAAATCGGTGTGCGTCCAGCCAGCTGCGCCAGGGGGCCATGAGTCGCTCGGCTTCATTGCGGGCATCCGATTGAAGATGCAGCATGCGCCGTGGTCGTCCACGACTCGGGCAGCGTTGGGTGTAGCTGCTAATTGAGCCCTGTTGCTCGAGAAAATCCAGAGCCTGCTGCAGCACGGTTTCAGAGAGCCGTAGTTGTGGCTCTTCCTGGATCAATTTCTGCAGGAGCGCGGAGGGATAGTTGTCGTCTTTGAGCAGGCACTCAAGGATCCAGCAGACAGCCAGTTCCAGGTCGAGAAATTGTGGCGGTGGCTGGTGGAAGTACTGCTCGATGTCTGCCAGGCAGGTGCGCGATGGCTTTCTGCGGGAGAACACAGGCGAGGGATAACTCCCCCAATCAAATGCGATCTCATTTCGAGATTCAAGAGGAGAGTCTTGAGACTTGCTGTAGAGGCGGTTGGCCACACTGGCCATATCCATCCTTGAAGCCATGGCTGAGCAGTCCTCGTCCCCTGCGGAATTCGCCGTCTTTGATCGCGATCTCGATGCAGCTTGGACGGAGCGCTATTTGCAGTGCCCGCGGCTTGCGGTCGATACCGAAGCGATGGGATTGATCCATGGTCGTGACCGGCTTTGTCTTGTTCAAATTGCGGACGCAGAAGACCGTGTCGCCTGTGTCCGCATTGGCTTGGGCCAGACCGAGGCGCCCAACCTGAAGCGCCTGTTTGAGGCCTCCACTGTGGAGAAGGTGTTTCACTTCGCACGGTTTGATGTGGCAGCTCTCGCCGCCGGTCTGGGGATTGCGGTGGATCCTGTC contains these protein-coding regions:
- the rodA gene encoding rod shape-determining protein RodA, with product MFSRRDRRRPHREWVLWGVPIGMIAIAGVLIASTQRQADYADWYHHWITAAFGVLLALGLERLPLQRLRPLLLPVYGLTVISLIAVRVIGTTALGAQRWISIGGVHVQPSEFAKIAAILLVAAVLSRHPVERPIDLMRPLGVIAVPWLLVFIQPDLGTSLVFGALMLTMLYWSGMPIEWVILLLSPLVTALLSGLLPWAMGIWIPLMVVVSYRSLPWKRLAATATLAIHSAMAAVTPWLWMHGLKDYQRDRLVLFLDPSKDPLGGGYHLLQSTVGIGSGGVLGTGLLQGQLTKLRFIPEQHTDFIFSALGEETGFVGCLLVVLGFAALMARLLQVARNARTDFESLVVIGIGTMLMFQVVVNIFMTIGLGPVTGIPLPFLSYGRSAMVVNFIALGLCLSVVRQSRRSLAQLR
- a CDS encoding Mrp/NBP35 family ATP-binding protein, yielding MNPVEQANHALQQVKDAGSGKSALELGWIEQIRISPPRAVFRLSLPGFAQGQRDRIVTEARETLLSIDGIDDVQIEIGQPPSQGGIGQAGHGQPAERQSIPGVRQVIAVSSGKGGVGKSTVAVNLACALAQTGLRVGLLDADIYGPNAPTMLGVADQTPEVQGSGDQQRIVPIETCGIAMVSMGLLIDDHQPVIWRGPMLNGIIRQFLYQAEWGERDVLVVDLPPGTGDAQLSLAQAVPMAGVVIVTTPQQVSLQDARRGLAMFRQMGIPVLGVVENMSAFIPPDRPDCRYALFGSGGGAQLASDYDVPLLAQIPMEMPVQEGGDTGRPIVINRSESASAAEFKGLADAVLKAVTQPA
- the hemF gene encoding oxygen-dependent coproporphyrinogen oxidase; translation: MVRSLIRRVLGRQDVGVSNSTLELPPSDSRDRARAMVMGLQDEICSGLEALDGEGRFAEESWVRPEGGGGRSRVMREGRVFEQGGVNFSEVQGEELPPSILKQRPEAKGHPWFATGTSMVLHPRNPYIPTVHLNYRYFEAGPVWWFGGGADLTPYYPFLDDARHFHRTHQAACDSVHPDLHKVFKPWCDEYFFLKHRGETRGVGGIFYDYQDANGTLYKGQDPAGPAAQVSVRLGARPLSWEQLFSLGQANGRAFLPSYAPIVEKRHPMAYGDREREFQLYRRGRYVEFNLVWDRGTIFGLQTNGRTESILMSLPPLVRWEYGYTAEAGSREALLTELFTKPQDWLGDSTLEDRCRPHGAIN
- a CDS encoding N-acetylmuramoyl-L-alanine amidase — protein: MRLPAWIQRRRFATGLAITGLSLVTLAMTKAAEQRNWLSTPGSKEQPAEQLAEQLAPAPPDPKPCPAPATPDPLLGPRTKESGSWVGSSPVQTNLPIVVMAGHADSQGTASPGTPGYAVDQQNRPPMQPGIRDELFWNREVQAAVVSQGKARGLNIRSYTPPSITIANDNHPSTNWSKAKVFSERGEYVLEIHFDAYRPHGFGSGLIPVLANVRALNVVDESLAKAFGRFPRNFRGGLGGPRRGIGILEIAMLEPPLETKLRDPSTREQTVNCLAERVVNALVQGVS
- a CDS encoding cofactor assembly of complex C subunit B translates to MPAGFQSTLLLTVLLAIGLVFFLRAASKDRTTVVDVMSPQPPLTVLDGLSAWLEARGWSRDGGDAERQVLRFKGKVASSQPLAVLLSLLAAIGSACFALVLRQLSPQLHWWPLLLIGVGPMAGALYTRRASRTEALELQLLPPPEGEGSAIRLRAHRDELIAIELELAETLELASDGSLLSSPI
- a CDS encoding helix-turn-helix transcriptional regulator, whose translation is MFSRRKPSRTCLADIEQYFHQPPPQFLDLELAVCWILECLLKDDNYPSALLQKLIQEEPQLRLSETVLQQALDFLEQQGSISSYTQRCPSRGRPRRMLHLQSDARNEAERLMAPWRSWLDAHRFALN
- a CDS encoding ribonuclease D; this encodes MAEQSSSPAEFAVFDRDLDAAWTERYLQCPRLAVDTEAMGLIHGRDRLCLVQIADAEDRVACVRIGLGQTEAPNLKRLFEASTVEKVFHFARFDVAALAAGLGIAVDPVFCTKVGSRLGRTYTPRHGLKDLVMELVGVELDKGAQSSDWGRVDELTDAQLAYAANDVRYLLPARERLEQMLRREGRWDLAQRCFQCVPVVAELDRQRFHQIFEH